One genomic region from Corvus hawaiiensis isolate bCorHaw1 chromosome 28, bCorHaw1.pri.cur, whole genome shotgun sequence encodes:
- the LOC125317993 gene encoding LOW QUALITY PROTEIN: voltage-dependent calcium channel beta subunit-associated regulatory protein (The sequence of the model RefSeq protein was modified relative to this genomic sequence to represent the inferred CDS: inserted 5 bases in 4 codons; deleted 10 bases in 8 codons), with translation MSDDPTPWDNATESATAVPGEVSPPGWVRAAPSALLSIFIGGTXVLLSGILIICRRCCEADRRHSRASDDPEKTNTTYLDDSQPAQDITSKAEDPECLSSSSYRDAESERFLSSNSSTARRVSFNEAALFDQGQKTQEKGRRYTLTEGDFHHLKNARLTHLHLPPPALKIVTIHECESSENSLAMTPRLPPPKPGLAIFQPPAGGPASASAPQPXPVGPSSALPGDTYNSTVDTSFTEASPSTSSNSGEGPSFTAAPRSGKAAGVGQCRPRGRYPRPPPQGTVLQFFTRLRRHASLDGASPYFRIKKWKLESTQRAPALRPPGSPKRRQFQRQRAASESMDQEDRDPHQTDIIQYIAHTDDVAFHPAGGPFLPSPXSPPPSLGRLEPGEGGAGSPGESGVPEQPSAYHDIWSLRASLELYAASERSNDQDSVRSDGGGQSPPPAACAPCPSPSLDEAEGPEERSSGVGPKPEESEPGTRKLLQMDSGYASIEAPSRGGEEGPPKDQTASEKRICFTSAGRKGTIFESFEGREPEEEEEEEEEEEEEEEGGSTTLGAAGGSHLRPHSPLAWSPYGQMFPGREGLPRRDYSIDEKTDALFNAFVRHDPQFDESPLRGKHRSRTHLRKQWQHTKQFSDPGVRYPALERHRTPLRRGDSANYPLDARFHSPLPRIVSAGDEEAAEAAMGSLAPALPDPEIQVIVEEPGEAAPEPKAGSEPPEDDDCXGPGRCLGLGSSSELMDKIAGGLEERLYGHLRKAGERETPERTVAVAASDAPPDHSPV, from the exons ATGAGCGATGACCCAACACCCTGGGACAACGCGACCGAGAGCGCCACG GCGGTGCCCGGCGAGGTGTCCCCCCCAGGATGGGTACGTGCTGCTCCCTCCGCCCTGCTCTCCATCTTCATCGGGGGCA TGGTCCTGCTCTCGGGCATCCTGATCATCTGCCGCCGCTGCTGCGAGGCCGACCGCCGGCACTCCAG AGCCAGCGATGACCCCGAGAAAACCAACACCACTTACCTGGATGAC TCGCAGCCAGCGCAGG ATATCACCAGCAAAGCAGAGGACCCCGAGTGCCTGTCATCCTCCAGCTACCGGGATGCAGAGAGCGAGCGGTTCCTGTCCTCCAACTCCTCCACTGCCCGGCGTGTCTCCTTCAACGAGGCCGCGCTCTTTGACCAGGGCCAGAAGACCCAGGAGAAGGGGAGA AGGTACACACTGACAGAGGGGGACTTCCATCACCTGAAGAACGCG CGCCTGACCCACCTGCACCTCCCACCGCCTGCCCTCAAGATTGTCACCATCCACGAGTGCGAGTCCAGCGAGAACAGCCTGGCCATGACCCCCCGCCTGCCCCCGCCCAAGCCTGGTCTCGCCATCTTCCAG CCCCCCGCGGGGGGCCCTGCCTCGGCCagtgctccccagc tgccggtgggccccagctctgccctgcccggGGACACCTACAACTCCACCGTGGACACCAGCTTCACGGAGGCCAGC CCGTCCACCTCCTCCAACTCCGGGGAGGGCCCCTCG ttcacagcagcacccaggagCGGGAAGGCGGCTGGGGTGGGCCAGTGCCGGCCCCGGGGGAGATacccccgaccccccccccaGGGCACCGTCCTGCAGTTCTTCACTCGG CTGCGTCGCCACGCCAGCCTGGATGGGGCCAGCCCCTACTTCAGGATCAAGAAGTGGAAGCTGGAGAGCACCCAGCGGGC ccctgccctgcgccCCCCAGGGTCCCCCAAGCGTCGGCAGTTCCAGAGGCAGCGGGCGGCCAGCGAGAGCATGGACCAGGAGGACCGGGACCCCCATCAGACCGACATCATCCAGTACATTGCCCACACGGAC GACGTGGCCTTCCACCCCGCGGGGGgccccttcctgccctccc CCAGCCCCCCACCCTCTCTCGGCAG GCTAGAGCCGGGCGAGGGGGGCGCGGGCAGCCCCGGCGAGTCCGGCGTCCCCGAGCAGCCCAGCGCCTACCACGACATCTGGAGCCTGCGC GCCTCGCTGGAGCTGTACGCGGCCTCCGAGCGCAGCAACGACCAGGACTCGGTGCGCAGCGACGGCGGGGGACAG TCTCCTCCGCCAGCGGCGTGcgccccctgcccctccccttccctggacGAGGCTGAAGGCCCCGAGGAGAGAAGTTCTGGGGTCGGCCCCAAGCCGGAGGAGTCGGAGCCCGGCACGCGCAAGCTGCTGCAGATGGACAGTGGCTACGCCTCCATCGAGGCGCCCAGCCGGGGGGGCGAGGAGGGTCCCCCCAAGGACCAGACGGCCTCCGAGAAGCGCATTTGCTTCACCAGCGCCGGGCGGAAGGGAACGATCTTCGAGAGCTTCGAGGGCCGGGagccggaggaggaggaggaggaggaggaagaagaggaggaagaggaggagggggggagcACGACCCTGGGCGCAGCGGGTGGGAGCCACCTCcgtccccacagccccctggCCTGGTCCCCGTACGGGCAGATGTTCCCGGGGCGGGAGGGGCTGCCCCGGCGGGACTACAGCATCGACGAGAAGACGGACGCGCTGTTCAACGCCTTCGTGCGCCACGACCCCCAGTTCGACGAGTCGCCGCTGCGGGGGAAGCACCGCTCCCGCACCCACCTGCGCAAGCAGTGGCAGCACACGAAGCAATTCAGCGACCCCGGCGTGCGGTACCCGGCGCTGGAGCGGCACCGGACGCCCCTGCGCCGCGGCGACAGCGCCAATTACCCCCTGGACGCCCGGTtccacagccccctgccccgCATCGTCAGCGCCGGCGATGAGGAGGCGGCCGAGGCGGCGATGGGGTCCCTC GCCCCGGCGCTGCCTGACCCCGAGATCCAGGTGATCGTGGAGGAGCCCGGAGAGGCAGCCCCCGAGCCCAAGGCTGGCTCCGAGCCCCCTGAGGACGATGACTG CGGCCCCGGGAGATGCTTGGGGCTGGGCTCCAGCTCGGAGCTGATGGACAAGATCGCCGGCGGCCTGGAGGAGCGGCTGTATGGGCACCTTAGGAAAGCGGGAGAGAGAGAGACCCCCGAGCGCACGGTGGCCGTGGCGGCCAGTGATGCCCCCCCCGACCACAGCCCGGTCTAG
- the ATP5F1D gene encoding ATP synthase subunit delta, mitochondrial, which produces MAAMFCARRLLRLARPALPLPPARGYAEPAGGPAAMAFTFASPTQVFYNGASVKQVDVPTLTGSFGILASHVPTLQVLRPGVVTVHAEDGTATKYFVSSGSVSVHADSTVQVLAEEAVTMDMLDQTAKSNLEKAVSEMAAASDEAAKAEAQIKVEANEALVKALE; this is translated from the exons atggccGCGATGTTCTGCGcccgccgcctcctccgcctcgcccgccccgcgctgccgctgcccccCGCCCGTGGCTATGCCGAGCCCgccggcggccccgccgccatgGCCTTCACCTTCGCCTCGCCCACACAG GTGTTCTACAACGGTGCCAGTGTGAAGCAGGTAGATGTGCCCACGCTGACCGGCTCCTTTGGCATCCTGGCATCCCACGTCCCCACGCTCCAGGTGCTCCGGCCGGGCGTTGTCACAGTCCACGCCGAGGATGGGACGGCCACCAAGTACTTTG TGAGCAGCGGCTCTGTCAGTGTCCACGCCGACTCCACAGTGcaggtgctggcagaggaggcagTGACCATGGACATGCTGGA CCAGACGGCGAAATccaacctggagaaagctgtgtCAGAGATGGCAGCAGCATCCGATGAAGCTGCTAAAGCAGAAGCTCAGATTAAGGTAGAAGCTAATGAAGCCCTGGTTAAGGCTCTGGAGTAA